The Exiguobacterium acetylicum genome includes a window with the following:
- a CDS encoding DUF402 domain-containing protein: MIKKRYADRRDWGRIAQRHYVQEQVENEVFQGQVTLLQLIEVVSPLDVRYGDETIRIADDGYVWVQQFPKDAHHAVTSMFDASGQLVQTYVDICLRTGIENGRVYWDDLFLDLIALPSGQVVLVDADELEAARKQDHVSHTEYTLAWAEAKRLQEQMKDRTFPLLAHAEVMKEQFEQQLKQGTPR; the protein is encoded by the coding sequence ATGATCAAAAAACGATATGCCGATCGACGTGACTGGGGTCGCATCGCACAGCGACACTATGTTCAAGAACAGGTCGAGAATGAAGTGTTTCAAGGGCAGGTGACGCTCCTTCAGCTGATTGAAGTCGTTTCACCATTAGATGTCCGTTATGGTGACGAAACGATTCGAATCGCTGATGATGGTTACGTCTGGGTACAACAATTTCCAAAGGATGCTCATCATGCCGTGACCTCGATGTTTGATGCTTCTGGTCAGTTAGTTCAGACCTATGTCGATATTTGTCTTCGTACGGGGATCGAGAACGGTCGTGTCTACTGGGACGATCTATTTCTCGATCTGATCGCTTTGCCATCAGGACAAGTCGTATTAGTCGACGCGGATGAACTAGAAGCAGCGCGAAAACAGGATCACGTCTCACACACGGAATATACGCTTGCTTGGGCGGAAGCAAAACGACTGCAGGAGCAAATGAAAGACAGAACCTTTCCATTGCTCGCACATGCAGAAGTGATGAAAGAGCAATTCGAACAGCAACTCAAACAGGGAACACCGCGTTGA
- the bglA gene encoding 6-phospho-beta-glucosidase BglA: MKTLPNDFLWGGALAAHQFEGGWNAGGKGPSVVDVLTAGAHGVARRITDQVEENEFYPNHEAIDFYHRYKEDIALFAEMGLKCLRTSIGWSRIFPNGDEAEPNEEGLQFYDDVFDELLKHGIEPIITLSHFEMPLHLAREYGGFRNRKVALFFEKFAEVCFTRYKDKVKYWMTFNEINNKMDVSNPLFLWTNSGVLLDPEENAMEVMYQTGHHELLASALAVAKGKAINPDFEIGAMVSHVPIYPYSSHPEDILLAETSMRQRYFFPDVQVRGYYPSYALNEFKREGYNIPILDGDAEILRNGTVDYLGFSYYMSTTVKHDAVVNNTGNIVNGGLAKGVENPYIQSSDWGWAIDPVGLRYAMNRLYDRYQIPLFIVENGFGAIDTIEDGQIHDTARIDYLRAHIEAFKAAVLEDGVELIGYTPWGVIDIVSFTTGEMKKRYGMIYVDRDNEGNGSMERMKKDSFDWYRHVIETNGAELNSSETAK; the protein is encoded by the coding sequence ATGAAGACATTACCAAATGATTTCTTATGGGGCGGTGCGCTAGCAGCGCATCAATTCGAGGGTGGCTGGAACGCTGGTGGAAAAGGACCGAGCGTCGTTGATGTATTGACGGCAGGAGCACACGGCGTCGCACGACGTATCACGGATCAGGTAGAGGAGAATGAATTCTATCCGAACCACGAGGCGATTGATTTTTATCATCGTTATAAAGAGGATATCGCGCTGTTCGCTGAAATGGGACTGAAGTGTCTCCGGACGTCAATCGGTTGGAGTCGGATTTTCCCAAACGGAGACGAAGCGGAACCAAACGAAGAAGGGCTCCAGTTCTATGATGACGTCTTCGATGAACTGCTCAAACACGGCATCGAACCGATCATCACGCTGTCGCATTTTGAGATGCCACTCCACCTCGCTCGTGAATATGGTGGATTCCGTAACCGGAAAGTGGCACTGTTCTTTGAGAAATTCGCAGAAGTCTGTTTTACGCGCTATAAAGACAAGGTTAAATACTGGATGACGTTCAACGAAATCAACAACAAGATGGATGTTAGCAATCCATTATTCCTCTGGACGAATTCTGGTGTCTTACTCGATCCAGAAGAAAACGCGATGGAAGTCATGTATCAAACTGGTCACCATGAGTTACTTGCAAGTGCGCTTGCCGTTGCCAAAGGAAAAGCAATCAACCCAGACTTTGAGATTGGAGCGATGGTTTCGCACGTACCCATCTATCCGTACTCATCGCACCCGGAAGATATTTTACTTGCTGAGACATCGATGCGTCAGCGCTACTTCTTCCCGGACGTTCAAGTTCGCGGCTATTATCCGTCCTATGCGTTGAATGAATTCAAACGGGAAGGGTATAATATTCCGATCTTAGACGGTGATGCCGAAATCTTACGCAATGGAACTGTCGATTATCTCGGATTCAGTTACTATATGTCGACGACTGTCAAACACGATGCTGTCGTCAATAACACGGGCAACATCGTCAACGGGGGTCTCGCAAAAGGCGTTGAGAATCCGTACATCCAGTCGAGTGACTGGGGCTGGGCGATTGATCCAGTTGGTCTCCGTTATGCGATGAATCGTCTATATGATCGGTACCAGATTCCATTGTTCATCGTCGAGAACGGCTTTGGTGCGATCGATACGATCGAGGATGGTCAGATTCATGATACGGCGCGAATTGATTACTTGCGTGCGCACATCGAAGCGTTCAAAGCAGCGGTCCTTGAAGATGGAGTTGAACTGATTGGATATACGCCGTGGGGCGTCATCGATATCGTCTCCTTTACGACAGGGGAGATGAAAAAACGCTACGGTATGATTTACGTCGACCGAGATAACGAAGGGAACGGATCGATGGAACGAATGAAAAAGGATTCGTTTGACTGGTATCGTCACGTCATCGAGACGAACGGTGCTGAATTAAACAGTTCAGAAACAGCAAAGTAA
- a CDS encoding beta-glucoside-specific PTS transporter subunit IIABC, with the protein MGKVRDYQQLAHSILEAVGGEDNVISAVRCATRLRLVLKRSDSSAKETVSALPGVITVVESGGQFQVVIGQHVGEVHQEFMKLVDLEQPETEEAPKGTVLNRIIATMSAVFAPFVYILAAAGILQGTLILTTLAFPAFAKTGTYEVFSFISWAPFTFLPIFIAITAANHFKVNAFIAVACSAALVSPTWADIAARITAGESITFLGIALSGTTYTSSVLPPLFLVWILSYVERFLNKTIHEVIRPLFVPFFSMVLMVPLTILLIGPITTLGAEGIANGYNYLAENAPAVAGLIIGGFWQVIVIFGVHWGVTPMVLANFEQYGRDSFQAYQTIAVIAQIGAVIGVILKARNKETKKVGVSAGLTGIFGITEPAIYGVTLRFKKPFIYGCISGAIGAVTASFFKPYYFAYAGLPGPLTLVNGIDSDYPSSIIGLLIGTAIALILPIVLIQVFGFGEQAAPVVAMERAATPVAGQEVSATLTNEETLRAPLEGTIVALSDVPDPVFASGAMGQGVAIRPTGKEVTAPFDGTIVMIAPSGHAIGLRSTSGVEVLIHVGLETVTLDGKPFTLHVKEGEAVTTGDLLVTFDATAIEAHGLETITPIIITNTQSYAQILPTDETVTTANTQILTIIK; encoded by the coding sequence ATGGGTAAGGTTCGCGATTATCAACAATTGGCGCATTCGATTTTAGAAGCCGTTGGTGGCGAAGATAACGTCATCAGCGCCGTCCGGTGTGCTACACGACTTCGTCTCGTTTTAAAACGGTCAGATTCGTCAGCCAAGGAAACAGTCAGTGCATTACCTGGCGTCATTACGGTCGTTGAGTCTGGCGGTCAGTTTCAAGTCGTCATTGGTCAACACGTCGGGGAAGTCCATCAAGAGTTTATGAAACTCGTCGATCTGGAACAACCGGAAACGGAAGAGGCACCGAAAGGGACGGTCCTCAATCGAATCATTGCGACAATGTCAGCCGTTTTTGCACCGTTCGTCTATATCTTAGCTGCAGCGGGGATTCTGCAAGGAACTTTGATTTTGACGACACTTGCTTTTCCGGCATTCGCGAAGACGGGTACCTATGAAGTCTTCAGCTTTATCTCATGGGCACCGTTCACGTTCTTGCCGATCTTCATTGCCATCACGGCAGCGAATCATTTTAAGGTCAACGCTTTCATCGCCGTTGCCTGTAGCGCGGCACTTGTCAGCCCGACGTGGGCAGATATCGCAGCGCGCATCACTGCCGGCGAATCGATCACGTTTCTAGGAATTGCATTATCCGGAACAACGTATACGTCATCGGTCTTACCGCCATTATTCCTCGTCTGGATTCTGTCTTATGTCGAGCGATTCCTGAACAAAACAATCCATGAAGTTATTCGTCCGTTATTCGTTCCGTTCTTCAGCATGGTGTTGATGGTGCCGCTTACGATTCTATTGATCGGACCAATTACGACACTTGGTGCAGAAGGGATCGCGAACGGGTATAACTACTTAGCGGAGAATGCTCCTGCAGTCGCTGGTCTGATCATCGGTGGCTTCTGGCAAGTCATTGTCATCTTCGGCGTCCACTGGGGCGTCACGCCGATGGTGCTCGCGAACTTCGAACAATACGGTCGGGATTCGTTCCAAGCGTATCAAACGATTGCTGTCATCGCCCAAATCGGTGCCGTCATTGGCGTCATCTTGAAGGCACGAAACAAAGAAACGAAAAAAGTCGGTGTCTCAGCAGGACTGACGGGTATATTCGGTATTACGGAACCGGCTATCTATGGCGTGACGCTTCGCTTTAAGAAGCCATTCATCTATGGTTGTATCTCTGGTGCGATCGGGGCCGTCACAGCGAGCTTCTTTAAACCGTATTACTTTGCTTACGCCGGATTACCGGGACCATTGACGCTCGTCAACGGTATCGACTCTGACTATCCGTCATCCATCATCGGTTTATTGATTGGAACAGCGATTGCCTTGATCCTGCCGATCGTCTTGATTCAAGTATTTGGTTTTGGTGAACAAGCAGCACCTGTCGTCGCGATGGAAAGGGCAGCGACACCTGTTGCAGGTCAGGAAGTCAGTGCGACACTGACGAACGAGGAGACGCTGCGTGCGCCACTTGAAGGAACAATCGTTGCCTTATCGGATGTACCGGATCCTGTCTTTGCTTCAGGTGCGATGGGTCAGGGCGTAGCGATACGTCCCACCGGTAAAGAGGTGACGGCACCGTTTGACGGTACGATTGTCATGATTGCACCGTCCGGTCACGCGATCGGGCTAAGGTCAACGAGTGGCGTCGAAGTTTTGATCCATGTTGGTCTTGAGACGGTGACGCTCGACGGTAAACCGTTCACGTTACACGTCAAAGAAGGCGAAGCCGTGACGACCGGTGATCTACTCGTAACGTTTGATGCGACAGCGATTGAAGCGCATGGACTTGAGACGATTACGCCAATCATCATCACGAACACCCAAAGTTATGCACAAATCTTACCGACGGACGAGACGGTCACGACGGCAAACACACAAATCTTGACGATCATCAAGTAA
- a CDS encoding GntR family transcriptional regulator has protein sequence MLKYQQTADEIEQYIEQHELKQGDKLPILEELIRQFAVSKTTMTKSLELLERKGIIFQVRGSGIFVRKTNRSGYIRLFSTQGFKQNLVGHTIESSVLAIDPIAATDNIAKNLGIEAGETVYYVKRIRYIDGKILCLEESYYRQSIVPYLNREIVEQSIFEYLETALQLNIGFSDMYMHVGKLSAETARHLSLAEGDPAMTIETVFHLTNGRPFDYSVITYHYEHSHFVIQANGLFL, from the coding sequence ATGCTGAAATATCAACAGACGGCTGATGAAATCGAACAGTACATAGAACAACATGAGTTAAAACAAGGCGATAAACTTCCCATTCTCGAAGAATTGATTCGGCAGTTCGCTGTCAGTAAAACGACGATGACAAAATCACTCGAATTACTCGAACGAAAAGGAATCATTTTTCAAGTTCGCGGAAGCGGGATTTTTGTCCGGAAGACGAACCGTTCTGGCTATATTCGCCTGTTCTCGACCCAAGGATTTAAGCAGAATCTTGTCGGCCATACGATTGAATCGTCCGTTCTAGCAATCGATCCAATCGCTGCAACGGATAACATCGCAAAGAATCTCGGGATCGAGGCAGGCGAGACGGTTTATTACGTCAAGCGAATCCGCTACATCGACGGCAAGATCCTCTGTCTCGAAGAGTCTTACTATCGCCAATCGATCGTTCCATACTTGAATCGCGAAATCGTCGAGCAGTCGATCTTTGAATACTTAGAGACGGCACTGCAATTGAACATCGGATTTTCTGATATGTACATGCACGTCGGAAAATTAAGTGCTGAGACAGCTCGTCATCTGAGCCTTGCTGAAGGGGATCCTGCCATGACGATCGAGACGGTTTTCCATTTGACGAACGGTCGCCCGTTCGACTATTCCGTCATCACCTATCACTACGAACATTCGCATTTCGTCATCCAAGCAAACGGATTATTCCTTTAA
- a CDS encoding MFS transporter — protein MKFRKEKVNVVDMQQTKKSVYATGIGNAMEWFDFGLYSYLAIIISQNFFSAVENDELKLVFTFATFAIAFLMRPIGGIVFGRIGDRLGRKVVLTTTIVMMAGSTLIIGLLPTYDQIGIWAPILLLLARILQGFSTGGEYAGAMVYIAESSPDNKRSALGSGLEIGTLGGYILASLLATTLFVTLSDDQMASWGWRIPFILGAPLGLFGLYLRRHLDESPIFENEINENTEEPATFREILRDHKRDIIVCFIAVAFFNITNYMLLSYMPSYLNEVIGMSSSTSTILITGVMVIMIPLAYIFGKLSDKKGNRNIVLFALAGLSILSILSFYLIGLKPLLFVGIGIFILGFFLAIFEGTMPSLLPSIFYTDVRYRTLSVTFNVSVSIFGGTTPLVSTWLVHTTQNPLAPAFYLTAVSVIGFVTFFFFFKNTAGKALKGSHPTVSSEKEVSTIAKKPEDALWWAE, from the coding sequence ATGAAATTCAGAAAAGAAAAAGTCAATGTCGTTGACATGCAGCAAACCAAAAAGAGTGTCTACGCGACCGGAATTGGGAATGCAATGGAATGGTTCGATTTTGGTCTTTATTCCTATCTCGCAATCATCATCAGTCAAAACTTCTTTAGCGCTGTTGAAAATGATGAACTGAAGCTCGTCTTTACTTTTGCGACGTTTGCGATCGCTTTTTTAATGCGACCAATCGGCGGAATCGTCTTTGGACGAATTGGAGATCGACTCGGACGGAAGGTTGTCTTGACGACGACGATTGTCATGATGGCTGGATCGACACTCATCATCGGGTTATTACCAACTTATGATCAAATCGGGATTTGGGCACCAATTCTATTATTGTTAGCTCGTATCCTACAAGGTTTTTCAACAGGCGGTGAATACGCCGGCGCAATGGTCTACATCGCCGAATCGTCGCCCGACAATAAACGAAGCGCCCTCGGGAGTGGACTTGAAATCGGTACACTCGGTGGGTATATTTTAGCGTCACTACTCGCAACAACGCTCTTCGTCACGTTATCAGATGATCAAATGGCATCTTGGGGATGGCGCATTCCATTCATCCTTGGAGCACCACTCGGTTTGTTTGGTCTCTACTTACGGCGTCATTTGGATGAATCACCGATCTTCGAGAATGAAATTAATGAGAATACAGAAGAACCCGCGACATTCCGCGAAATTCTTCGTGATCATAAACGCGATATCATCGTTTGCTTTATTGCTGTTGCTTTCTTCAACATTACGAACTACATGCTCTTGTCGTATATGCCATCGTACCTCAATGAAGTCATCGGCATGTCAAGCTCAACAAGTACGATTTTAATTACCGGTGTGATGGTGATCATGATTCCACTCGCTTACATCTTCGGGAAACTGAGTGATAAAAAAGGGAATCGTAACATCGTCTTGTTTGCACTCGCTGGACTATCAATACTTTCGATCTTGTCATTCTACTTGATCGGTTTAAAACCGCTCTTGTTCGTTGGAATCGGTATCTTCATCCTCGGTTTCTTCCTGGCCATCTTCGAGGGTACGATGCCAAGTCTATTACCAAGTATCTTCTATACGGATGTTCGTTACCGGACGCTTTCTGTTACATTTAACGTCTCGGTTTCAATCTTTGGTGGAACGACGCCACTCGTGTCGACATGGCTCGTCCATACGACTCAAAATCCGCTTGCTCCTGCTTTCTATCTAACGGCAGTCAGCGTCATCGGCTTCGTCACGTTCTTCTTCTTCTTCAAAAATACAGCCGGAAAAGCTCTTAAAGGGTCGCATCCGACTGTCTCCAGTGAAAAAGAAGTTTCAACAATCGCGAAAAAACCGGAAGATGCCCTCTGGTGGGCAGAGTAA
- a CDS encoding HAD hydrolase-like protein — protein MTHYIFDMDGTLFQTNAVLAHALEDVFHDLRQAGRWEGDTPLALYQKIMGVSLPEVWATLSPNFSLAEQHAADRQFRRSLEQAVEAGHGKLYPGTVELLVRLKQAGHPVYIASNGWPSYLSAIVTTYGLEAYIDHVYSIEDIASGDKSALVREICKTHDISSGYVVGDRLSDFKAAHANGLVAIGCQFDFAQEEELAVADRVVQELSAVY, from the coding sequence ATGACACACTATATTTTTGATATGGATGGAACGTTGTTTCAAACGAATGCCGTACTTGCTCATGCGTTAGAAGACGTATTTCATGACTTACGTCAAGCGGGGCGCTGGGAGGGAGACACACCGCTCGCGCTGTATCAAAAAATCATGGGTGTATCGTTACCAGAAGTTTGGGCAACTTTATCACCAAATTTTTCGTTAGCAGAACAACACGCTGCGGATCGTCAGTTTCGGCGAAGCTTAGAGCAGGCAGTCGAAGCCGGTCATGGTAAGTTATATCCGGGAACGGTTGAGTTACTTGTGCGCTTAAAACAAGCCGGACACCCGGTCTATATCGCTAGTAATGGGTGGCCATCCTACCTTTCAGCAATCGTGACGACGTATGGACTTGAAGCGTATATCGATCACGTTTATAGCATTGAAGATATCGCTTCCGGTGATAAATCAGCACTCGTACGGGAGATTTGTAAGACGCACGACATCTCGTCAGGCTACGTTGTAGGTGACCGCTTATCTGATTTCAAAGCGGCACATGCGAACGGGCTCGTTGCGATCGGTTGTCAGTTCGATTTTGCACAAGAGGAAGAACTGGCTGTTGCCGATCGTGTCGTCCAAGAGTTAAGTGCTGTTTACTAA
- a CDS encoding AAA family ATPase: MKSRLIVLRGNSGSGKTTLSKALQSALPDTLLLSQDVIRREMLNVKDGPGNPAIRWIEDLVMLADGRHATILLEGILAQDWYGEMIDRLERRFTSRYAAYYFDVSFEETVRRHAMRQPTEFSEVDMKRWWIDRDLRPTDRLIVEDSSLEAIVQQIKREQEGEHE; this comes from the coding sequence ATGAAGTCGCGCTTGATCGTCCTCCGTGGGAACTCTGGTAGTGGGAAAACGACGCTTTCGAAAGCGTTACAATCAGCTTTACCGGATACGCTTCTCTTATCTCAAGATGTTATTCGAAGAGAGATGTTGAATGTAAAAGATGGACCAGGAAATCCGGCGATTCGCTGGATAGAAGATCTAGTCATGCTTGCTGACGGTCGTCACGCGACGATTCTGCTGGAAGGAATTCTCGCACAGGATTGGTACGGTGAAATGATTGACCGGTTAGAACGACGCTTTACTTCACGGTACGCGGCGTATTATTTTGACGTCTCATTCGAAGAAACGGTCCGTCGCCATGCGATGCGGCAGCCGACAGAGTTTTCTGAAGTGGACATGAAACGCTGGTGGATTGATCGGGATTTACGTCCGACAGATCGTCTGATTGTCGAAGACTCGTCATTAGAAGCGATTGTTCAGCAGATAAAACGAGAGCAGGAAGGGGAACACGAATGA
- a CDS encoding MBL fold metallo-hydrolase has product METIICTTCGVEQINPEREICPICLEERQYVNPTGQMWTTLVDMQTSGTYQNVITDDGAGVYAIQTTPSFGIGQTAYLVQGKSFNLLWDCITYIDSKTKEQMNELGGIHAIALSHPHYYATQVEWAETFDVPIYIHEDDASFVTRPSERIVFWSGERLELAEDLILHRVGGHFKGAVICERKDASAGLLLTGDIIRIVADRAWVSFMYSYPNLIPLPAETVARMAETLHPLAFEKLYDAFHRKIESGASEAVARSAERYIAALNGDWFTT; this is encoded by the coding sequence ATGGAAACCATCATCTGTACGACGTGTGGCGTCGAACAAATCAATCCAGAACGCGAAATATGTCCGATTTGCTTAGAGGAACGACAGTATGTCAATCCAACTGGTCAAATGTGGACGACACTTGTTGACATGCAAACTTCAGGAACCTATCAAAATGTCATCACGGACGACGGAGCAGGCGTCTATGCAATCCAGACGACACCATCATTTGGTATCGGGCAAACCGCATACCTTGTCCAGGGGAAATCGTTCAACCTATTATGGGACTGTATTACATATATTGATTCAAAGACAAAAGAACAGATGAATGAATTAGGCGGGATTCACGCAATCGCATTATCGCATCCGCATTATTACGCAACACAAGTCGAATGGGCAGAGACTTTTGACGTGCCGATCTATATTCATGAAGACGATGCGTCGTTTGTGACGCGACCAAGCGAGCGCATCGTATTCTGGAGTGGTGAACGCTTGGAGTTAGCAGAAGATTTGATATTACATCGCGTCGGTGGTCACTTTAAAGGGGCAGTCATCTGTGAACGAAAAGACGCGTCAGCAGGGCTGCTGTTGACAGGAGACATCATTCGGATTGTTGCCGATCGTGCGTGGGTCAGTTTCATGTACAGCTATCCAAATCTGATTCCGCTACCGGCAGAGACAGTTGCGCGAATGGCAGAGACGTTACATCCGCTCGCGTTCGAAAAATTATATGACGCCTTTCATCGAAAAATTGAATCGGGTGCGTCCGAAGCCGTGGCTCGATCAGCAGAACGGTACATCGCTGCCTTGAATGGAGACTGGTTCACGACATGA
- a CDS encoding VOC family protein, with translation MSTSTHLIAPRLNAVFLHVQDLKRSAAWYHQLLQLPFDSSLVTSPVYNLPLQGLTSLTLDDHANDPTYRHQPSRQPLFNFYTTDIEASYQFVLSLQAPIIRDIERFDDFAYFTFADPDGNVLMLCTG, from the coding sequence ATGTCGACCTCGACTCACCTTATTGCTCCCCGACTAAACGCCGTTTTTTTACATGTACAGGACTTAAAACGGTCTGCCGCTTGGTACCATCAGTTACTCCAGCTCCCATTTGATTCGTCTCTCGTCACGTCACCTGTCTATAATCTCCCACTTCAAGGTCTAACTAGCTTGACGCTTGATGACCATGCGAACGACCCAACGTATCGACATCAACCTTCTCGACAACCTTTGTTTAATTTTTACACGACGGACATCGAAGCATCCTATCAGTTCGTGTTATCACTACAAGCACCCATCATCCGCGACATCGAACGATTCGATGATTTTGCATATTTTACGTTTGCGGATCCCGATGGTAACGTTTTGATGCTCTGTACAGGTTGA
- a CDS encoding RrF2 family transcriptional regulator has protein sequence MKMTRSTDYAIRVLIFAASHPTRLVQIQEVATHYDISKNHLMKIVHSLSKFGLIISVQGRNGGFKLAKSPEMITLGEIVHLFEEVSYLENVTVPNKNGSLQNTRQAFDQAFMSFTDALQAYTLQDLIAPTMND, from the coding sequence ATGAAGATGACTCGCTCTACGGACTATGCCATTCGTGTGCTTATTTTCGCAGCGTCGCATCCGACACGGCTCGTACAAATTCAGGAAGTGGCAACCCATTATGATATTTCTAAAAATCATTTGATGAAGATTGTCCATTCATTGAGCAAGTTTGGTCTCATCATTTCTGTACAGGGTCGTAATGGTGGATTCAAATTAGCGAAATCCCCAGAGATGATTACCTTAGGAGAAATCGTTCATTTATTTGAAGAAGTATCCTATCTTGAAAATGTGACAGTTCCAAATAAAAATGGTAGTTTGCAAAACACACGACAAGCGTTCGATCAAGCATTTATGTCCTTTACGGACGCCTTGCAGGCTTACACGTTACAAGACTTAATTGCGCCAACGATGAACGACTGA